The proteins below are encoded in one region of Thermosulfurimonas marina:
- the lspA gene encoding signal peptidase II, which yields MIPLLAFAVAALDLLTKYLLDRGLPPEGLPLIPGFLSLVKVRNQGIAFGLFREASLGLFWTLAGLAVAGLILWLGRTEKDRGKRVALGLIAGGALGNGIDRLWHGAVFDFVDLHLGPYHWPAFNLADAAIVLGLLLYLLRWKA from the coding sequence GTGATTCCTCTCCTGGCCTTTGCGGTCGCGGCCTTGGATCTCTTGACCAAATATCTCCTGGACCGGGGGCTTCCCCCGGAGGGACTTCCCTTGATCCCGGGATTTCTTTCTCTGGTCAAGGTGCGCAACCAGGGGATCGCCTTTGGGCTCTTTCGTGAGGCCTCTTTGGGGCTCTTTTGGACCCTGGCGGGACTGGCCGTGGCCGGGCTTATCCTCTGGCTGGGCCGAACCGAAAAAGATAGAGGAAAGAGGGTGGCCCTGGGGCTGATAGCCGGGGGGGCCTTGGGGAACGGAATTGATCGGCTGTGGCACGGGGCGGTCTTTGATTTCGTGGATCTTCATCTGGGCCCCTATCACTGGCCGGCCTTTAACCTGGCCGATGCGGCCATCGTCCTGGGACTTCTTCTCTACCTTTTGAGGTGGAAGGCTTGA